A genome region from Maylandia zebra isolate NMK-2024a linkage group LG6, Mzebra_GT3a, whole genome shotgun sequence includes the following:
- the slc25a4 gene encoding ADP/ATP translocase 1: MSDAVTSFMKDFLAGGIAAAISKTAVAPIERVKLLLQVQHASKQITAETQYKGIIDCVVRIPKEQGFISFWRGNLANVIRYFPTQALNFAFKDKYKKIFLGGVDQKKQFWRYFAGNLASGGAAGATSLCFVYPLDFARTRLAADIGKGTAEREFTGLGNCIAKIFKTDGLKGLYLGFNVSVQGIIIYRAAYFGCFDTAKGMLPDPKNTHIIVSWMIAQTVTAVAGLISYPFDTVRRRMMMQSGRKGADIMYKGTIDCWKKIIKDEGPKAFFKGAWSNVIRGMGGAFVLVLYDEFKKFAY; this comes from the exons ATGTCGGACGCGGTGACTAGTTTTATGAAAGACTTTTTGGCCGGTGGCATCGCCGCTGCCATCTCCAAAACAGCTGTCGCTCCCATTGAGAGAGTCAAGCTGTTGCTGCAG GTCCAGCATGCCAGCAAGCAGATCACAGCAGAAACACAGTACAAGGGAATCATTGACTGTGTGGTTAGAATCCCCAAGGAACAGGGCTTCATTTCTTTCTGGAGAGGCAACCTGGCCAATGTCATCCGTTACTTCCCAACCCAAGCCCTCAACTTCGCCTTCAAAGACAAGTACAAGAAGATCTTCCTCGGTGGCGTGGATCAAAAAAAACAATTCTGGCGTTACTTCGCTGGCAACCTGGCATCTGGTGGTGCCGCTGGTGCGACTTCGCTCTGTTTCGTGTATCCTCTCGACTTCGCCAGAACGAGGCTGGCTGCAGACATCGGCAAGGGCACAGCAGAGAGAGAGTTCACTGGTCTTGGAAACTGTATTGCCAAGATCTTCAAAACCGATGGGCTCAAGGGTCTTTACCTCGGATTCAACGTGTCAGTGCAGGGTATTATTATCTACAGAGCGGCCTACTTTGGATGCTTCGACACGGCTAAAG GTATGCTGCCAGATCCCAAGAACACGCACATCATCGTCAGCTGGATGATCGCCCAAACCGTCACTGCTGTAGCTGGTCTCATCTCATACCCCTTCGATACAGTCAGACGTCGTATGATGATGCAGTCTGGACGCAAAGGAG CTGACATCATGTACAAGGGCACAATCGACTGCTGGAAGAAAATCATCAAGGACGAGGGACCAAAAGCCTTCTTCAAAGGTGCCTGGTCTAACGTGATCAGAGGCATGGGTGGTGCCTTTGTGCTGGTGCTTTACGATGAGTTCAAGAAGTTTGCATACTAA